A region from the Vibrio fortis genome encodes:
- a CDS encoding PAS domain-containing hybrid sensor histidine kinase/response regulator gives MAKLSSVSPKVLLALFILLTSLTYGAISIYVLSNHSQSTVKKLQSGNSSFELESAKIFMEKYLEVAEDRIILASQYQGVIDAASSSNIERLAFQLERFKGQNQSMQFAVRDRTGQILFEDTFRHPAAKQERVIFNALANKEVNERILYLLHDDTNHICIKLFMPLYQSGDFTGVLYGETAVDYDDFFGSFVTSRERWYELSQTVPPVTELLETGGELARDGHSHTNVKHNHNSEEWLLTQTALTRGDLVLTQGISRSFLDEQLSALQKELFNGLLIVLAISSVLVVLMGKKLFVNPHSELDGSKKQLEESNKLLAEKERESHLLATVVKTARDAVVITDQEGRIEWVNSAFETMTGYRLDAVKGLTPGSFLQGEDTCREMASNIGSAIKQGNQVKAEILNYTIDKTPYWVDIDIVPLRNGEGEVERFIAIERDVTEFKKLGLELEDQAHKARQANDAKSLFLATMSHEIRTPMNGLLGILQMLVDDLERDEQRDVLKLALGSGEHLIAILNDILDLAKIENDSLEIDPHPFKMSEIASPVLNTYQTLCSEKGIEFSLNDQCDANLAYNGDSVRIRQVLLNLVGNALKFTESGKINVSIKPLGQSKVQFSVEDTGIGIPQERLGSIFDEFEQADVSTTRNYGGTGLGLAICHKLVTLMNGQLNVESQLSKGSCFSFVIKLPKIVHEEDKSSIPQEIDLSSFKVLVTDDNKMNRIIANGFLDKLNIECVTCADGYEALAMVETGRFNLLIIDNHMPKMNGVETVKKIREAGHDDILIFGWTADIMQTSTEAFLEVGANEVLAKPLIKSDLIEALARYRDRINEIETAS, from the coding sequence ATGGCCAAGCTATCTTCGGTGAGCCCCAAAGTTCTTCTAGCTCTGTTCATTTTGTTGACGTCGTTGACTTACGGCGCCATCTCAATATACGTGCTCTCAAATCACAGCCAATCCACGGTTAAAAAGCTGCAAAGTGGGAACAGTAGCTTTGAGCTTGAATCCGCCAAAATTTTTATGGAGAAGTACCTCGAAGTCGCAGAGGATCGCATTATCTTGGCGTCTCAGTATCAAGGTGTGATTGATGCTGCTTCCAGTTCAAATATAGAACGCCTTGCCTTTCAGTTAGAGCGCTTCAAAGGTCAAAACCAATCGATGCAATTTGCGGTACGAGACCGTACTGGGCAGATCTTATTTGAGGATACATTTCGTCACCCCGCAGCCAAACAAGAGCGCGTTATTTTCAATGCACTTGCCAACAAAGAAGTGAATGAGCGTATTTTATATCTGCTGCACGATGATACGAATCATATCTGTATCAAGCTATTCATGCCTTTGTATCAATCCGGCGACTTCACAGGTGTTCTATACGGTGAAACTGCGGTTGATTATGATGACTTTTTTGGTTCATTTGTGACGAGTAGAGAGCGGTGGTATGAACTCAGCCAAACAGTTCCTCCGGTTACAGAACTCTTAGAAACGGGCGGTGAACTCGCACGTGATGGCCATTCACACACCAACGTAAAACACAACCACAATAGTGAAGAGTGGTTGTTGACTCAAACGGCATTAACTCGAGGAGATTTGGTTCTCACTCAAGGTATTAGTCGTTCGTTTCTCGATGAACAACTGTCAGCTCTGCAGAAAGAGTTATTTAATGGACTCTTGATTGTTTTGGCGATCAGTTCAGTTTTGGTTGTATTGATGGGGAAGAAGCTGTTTGTGAACCCTCACAGTGAGTTAGACGGGTCGAAGAAGCAACTTGAAGAATCGAACAAACTGTTAGCAGAGAAAGAGCGTGAAAGTCACCTTCTTGCAACTGTAGTAAAAACGGCTAGAGATGCGGTCGTGATTACCGACCAAGAAGGGCGTATTGAGTGGGTTAACAGTGCTTTTGAGACGATGACAGGGTACCGACTTGATGCAGTCAAAGGGTTAACTCCAGGCTCCTTTTTGCAAGGAGAGGATACTTGCCGCGAAATGGCGAGCAATATCGGTTCTGCAATAAAGCAGGGTAACCAAGTCAAAGCAGAGATCTTGAATTACACCATAGATAAAACACCCTATTGGGTCGATATTGATATCGTTCCTTTACGAAATGGGGAAGGGGAAGTCGAACGCTTTATCGCTATCGAGCGTGATGTTACAGAGTTTAAAAAACTTGGATTGGAGCTCGAAGACCAAGCCCATAAAGCACGCCAAGCTAATGATGCGAAGTCACTATTTCTGGCAACAATGAGCCATGAGATCAGAACACCGATGAATGGGTTATTGGGTATTTTGCAGATGCTCGTCGACGATTTAGAAAGAGATGAGCAGAGAGATGTCCTTAAGTTAGCTCTTGGGTCTGGTGAGCATCTCATTGCCATTCTTAACGACATTCTCGACCTGGCTAAAATTGAAAACGACTCGTTAGAGATCGATCCTCATCCCTTCAAAATGTCAGAGATAGCCAGCCCAGTCTTGAATACTTATCAGACGTTATGCTCAGAAAAAGGCATTGAGTTTAGTTTGAACGACCAGTGTGATGCTAACTTGGCATACAACGGTGATTCCGTGCGAATTAGACAGGTTCTGCTTAACTTGGTTGGTAACGCATTGAAGTTCACTGAAAGTGGCAAGATCAACGTCAGCATAAAACCACTAGGGCAATCGAAAGTTCAATTCTCCGTGGAGGATACGGGGATAGGAATTCCACAAGAAAGGCTTGGTTCAATCTTTGATGAGTTTGAGCAAGCAGATGTCTCTACGACAAGAAATTATGGTGGTACTGGGCTTGGGTTAGCCATTTGCCACAAGCTTGTCACTCTTATGAATGGCCAGCTTAATGTGGAAAGTCAGCTATCAAAGGGAAGTTGCTTTAGTTTTGTTATTAAATTGCCAAAAATTGTTCACGAAGAAGATAAAAGCTCAATACCTCAAGAAATAGATCTCTCATCATTTAAGGTGCTGGTGACAGACGACAACAAAATGAACCGTATTATCGCCAATGGTTTTCTAGATAAATTAAACATTGAGTGTGTAACTTGTGCAGATGGGTACGAGGCTTTAGCTATGGTCGAGACTGGGCGCTTTAACCTTCTGATTATTGACAATCATATGCCGAAAATGAATGGGGTGGAGACAGTTAAGAAAATACGTGAAGCAGGCCATGACGATATCCTGATCTTTGGGTGGACCGCCGACATTATGCAAACATCAACTGAAGCTTTTTTAGAGGTAGGCGCGAATGAAGTATTGGCCAAGCCTTTAATAAAATCGGACCTGATAGAAGCGCTTGCTCGCTATCGTGATCGTATCAACGAAATAGAGACGGCTAGCTAA
- a CDS encoding LysR family transcriptional regulator yields MNLLLVLKVLLEECNTRRAAEILNLSQPAISRALGRLRENFNDELFVRSRYGLTPTAKAIELKVGLLPAIESLEHALSPQDSFSPNQLEGTITVAMNGFIANAYSATLCKQMLEQAPNVQLNVVSWDNQTSDKLLSGEIDAGVNYYPLELTKQLYQKKIANDRFVLLCRKNHPLAGKQLDSVAPQSVDIASLVIPDWNEKQAFAIRAFESVGLVGQIKFRSSYLHSIVEMVEQSDLVFPCSELLSHRLSNRLSTIEVPCTADIPTGDLAVVISRRLYRSPKYNWLREQVEASFKQTIK; encoded by the coding sequence ATGAATCTTTTACTTGTCTTGAAAGTACTCCTAGAGGAATGCAACACGCGTCGAGCCGCAGAGATTCTCAACCTGAGTCAACCTGCTATCAGCCGAGCACTTGGGCGATTAAGAGAGAATTTCAATGATGAGCTGTTTGTCCGTTCACGTTATGGGTTAACCCCTACCGCTAAAGCAATAGAGCTAAAAGTTGGATTACTTCCTGCTATAGAATCATTAGAGCACGCTTTATCGCCTCAAGACAGTTTCAGTCCTAATCAACTAGAAGGAACAATTACCGTCGCGATGAATGGATTTATCGCCAACGCCTATTCAGCAACACTCTGTAAACAGATGTTAGAGCAAGCGCCGAATGTGCAACTAAATGTGGTCTCGTGGGACAATCAAACATCAGACAAGCTTTTGAGTGGTGAAATTGATGCCGGAGTGAACTACTACCCTTTGGAACTGACGAAACAGTTGTATCAAAAAAAGATCGCAAACGATCGATTCGTCTTGTTATGCCGAAAAAACCACCCTCTTGCCGGCAAACAACTCGATTCTGTTGCCCCTCAGTCGGTCGATATTGCCAGTTTGGTAATCCCCGATTGGAACGAGAAACAGGCCTTTGCGATACGGGCATTTGAATCGGTGGGGTTGGTTGGACAAATCAAGTTCCGTAGTAGTTATCTGCACAGTATTGTTGAGATGGTTGAACAAAGCGATTTGGTTTTCCCATGCTCCGAGTTACTTTCACACCGTCTGAGCAATCGCTTATCCACTATTGAAGTTCCGTGTACTGCGGATATCCCCACTGGAGATCTAGCCGTCGTGATCTCTAGAAGACTCTATCGCAGCCCAAAATACAATTGGCTACGTGAACAAGTTGAAGCATCGTTCAAGCAAACCATCAAATAA
- a CDS encoding DUF1254 domain-containing protein produces the protein MKKTLLTIATGMTLLATSIVHANERNANPEQAQPRAASTVDSFELGFDYEAVNNVNWNNYSVAESDWNFLKVLEDVPVNTWIHDAPVSMENQTVIRSNRDVAYSLAVVDVSKGAVFNVPAENNDYFQIIHIIDENHMTHKVVRRGETVRITPEDLTGGNHVYLLARTRDMGDVEDLKRRQNLMQFITNSSQPYEAKGFKEEDVIKYREKLIASAMKGSPILAVKGFGSDWADIDFHHFNMVSAYGWGGLKSDIAQYLDAAKLKGESPECSEWRIPTPDLNEALGGYWSLTTYGGDGWIAKDNFYIGNDRMKDNGDGTTSLFVNCSDHPEYAKHSVDVVDGWAGLVRFYEPTDWKANVEYLETIRNTPLVPVK, from the coding sequence ATGAAAAAAACACTTCTAACTATTGCAACAGGAATGACCCTATTAGCAACTTCAATCGTTCATGCTAACGAGCGAAATGCCAACCCGGAACAGGCACAACCACGCGCGGCTTCAACAGTTGACTCTTTCGAGTTAGGCTTTGATTACGAAGCGGTAAACAATGTGAACTGGAACAACTACTCGGTGGCAGAGTCTGATTGGAACTTCCTTAAAGTGTTAGAAGATGTACCAGTCAACACTTGGATTCATGATGCACCTGTAAGTATGGAAAACCAAACCGTTATTCGTTCAAACCGTGATGTTGCTTACTCTTTAGCGGTCGTCGATGTATCTAAAGGCGCTGTTTTTAACGTACCAGCTGAAAACAACGACTACTTTCAAATCATCCACATTATCGATGAGAACCACATGACACATAAAGTGGTTCGTCGTGGAGAGACAGTTAGGATCACTCCTGAAGATCTCACTGGTGGTAATCACGTTTACTTATTGGCTCGTACACGAGACATGGGAGATGTCGAAGACCTCAAGCGTCGCCAAAATCTAATGCAGTTTATCACTAACTCGAGTCAGCCTTATGAAGCTAAGGGCTTTAAAGAAGAAGACGTGATTAAGTATCGTGAGAAACTCATTGCTTCAGCTATGAAAGGCTCTCCGATCTTAGCAGTTAAGGGTTTTGGTAGTGACTGGGCTGACATTGACTTCCATCACTTCAACATGGTTTCTGCTTACGGTTGGGGCGGCCTTAAATCAGATATTGCTCAATACCTCGATGCAGCGAAACTTAAAGGTGAATCGCCAGAGTGTTCAGAATGGCGAATTCCTACCCCGGATCTTAACGAAGCGTTAGGCGGTTACTGGTCATTGACGACTTACGGTGGCGACGGTTGGATTGCGAAAGATAACTTCTACATCGGTAACGATCGCATGAAAGACAATGGCGATGGTACAACATCACTGTTTGTAAACTGTAGCGACCATCCAGAGTATGCAAAGCACTCTGTTGATGTCGTCGATGGTTGGGCTGGACTTGTTCGTTTCTATGAACCAACGGATTGGAAGGCCAATGTTGAGTACCTAGAGACAATCCGCAACACGCCATTGGTACCGGTGAAATAG